DNA sequence from the Cohnella herbarum genome:
CCAAAGATGACATTAGAGATAAGCATGCCATAACTCCCCGAGGGGGAATCCACCTCGATCCGGTCGCCTTTACGTGCAAGAAGAAGCTTGCTGCCTAACGGGGACATGAAGGAAATATGCCCAAGATCCGCATCGATTTGCTGCGGCAATACGATTTTGTAAGTTTCTTCAAACCCATCTATTTCATCCAATACGGTAACGTGAGAGCCTATCCAAGCAAGCGAATCCGGTTCTCCTTGCATGGAGCCCTCCAGAACCGAATGAATATGATCCATATACCCGTCGATAAGCTGCTGCAGCTCATCTCTTTTCCCCGCATCCGGGTATAACTTACGTAAGAGTTCCGACGTTTCTTGATCGAAGTAGTTCACTTGCGCGATCAGCTCTTCTTGGAACTTTGCGTTGTTACTATGGCTCATACAGAGAATCCCCCTCTTTTCCAGTGGATACATACTCCGTAATCAGCTTGAACAACGATTTCATAGCTCAATTCCTCCTCATAGTAAAATAGACCCTTCGAGAGGGACTTAGAGGTATCATAACAGAAATATTCCTTTTGTCTATTCGTTTAAGGTGTTGTTCAAAAAATCCAATATGGATAACGAAGCTATTCAAGAAGAAAATTCGGCATCGAATCTTGAGTTCATCCACATATGCACTAATCGTTTTTCCTCGACTAAGGTCTAGCTAAACTTAAGCCCCTTGGCTGTATCTCCTTCTAACTCCATTATCGTATAATGACAATAACCCTGACTCGTTACCGGAAAATATCACTTACATAGAGGAGTCTCCCAA
Encoded proteins:
- a CDS encoding GreA/GreB family elongation factor, whose amino-acid sequence is MSHSNNAKFQEELIAQVNYFDQETSELLRKLYPDAGKRDELQQLIDGYMDHIHSVLEGSMQGEPDSLAWIGSHVTVLDEIDGFEETYKIVLPQQIDADLGHISFMSPLGSKLLLARKGDRIEVDSPSGSYGMLISNVIFGLEASSSYFPDTGEA